AACACTTTCATGGAAGTTTTCGAAGCTCAGTATCGCGAGGATCTGAGCATTGATGAAGCAATTCTGCTTGGCATGACCGCCTTATACAAGTCCACCGAAGGAAAGATTGATGCTGCAACACTGGAAGTGGGAGTAGTTACACTACAAGATCGTACATTCCGCAAGCTTGCAGAAGAAGAAGTACAACAATATGTATCCAAAGTCATTGAAGAACAGAAGAAAGAAGTAAAAGAAGAAACTGAATCTGTTTCCGAAAATGGACCTGCAGGCGAGTGAAAGGCTTACATTACATAAAGTTATATAAAAATATACAGTATATAAAGTGGGGGATATGAAATGGTATCTCTTGATGAATCCGTAATTGCAAGGCTTAAGAAGGGTAAGAACCACTACGAGGTCTTTGTTGAGCCAGATGGAGCACTGGCATTGAAAAAAGGGGATGATGTAAAAATAGAAGAGATAATTGCAGTTGAATCCATTTTTACTGATGCTGGCCAGGGAGAACATGCTTCTGAATCTGATCTCCTCAATATATTTGGCACACTGGATGCCCTGGTAATTGCAAAGGAAATCATTTCACATGGAGAATTGCAGTTAACGAAGGAGCAGAGAAAGCAAATACTTGATGAGAAAACAAAGCGCATAATCAGTACGATTGCACAGAATGCAATAAATCCACAGACCAAAGCCCCACATCCCCCTTCAAGGATTGAGAAGGCCATGGAAGAGGCAAAAATCCATATAGACCCATTCAAATCTGTAGACGAGCAAGTAATGATAGTGATGAAGGCAATCCGCCCCATCATACCTATACGTTTTGAAGAAGTACAAATAGCAGTCAAAGTACCAGGGGAATATGCTCCAAAATCATATGGAGAGATTGCCAGGTTTGGTACGCTTGTGAGGGAAGAATGGCAGGCTAATGGCTCATGGGTAGGTGTTGTAAAAATGCCTGCGGGTATGCAGAACGATTTTTACGGTCTTGTGAACCATCTCACCAAGGGTGATGCTGAAACTAAACTATTATAAGAGGCTAGATAATGGATAGAGAAATTGTAGTTCCGGGTCAACTTCTTTCCGATAATACGAATGAGTCGGGCTCCGGAACCTATGTAAAGGAGGGAAAAGTATATTCTCTCCTTTATGGAGTAGCTAATGTAAAGAACAGGATATCTGTTATTCCATTTTCCGGAAAATATATTCCTTCCAGAAAGGATTTAGTCATAGGCACTGTTTTTGAGACAACTTCTTCAAACTGGATCTTTGATATCGGTTCTCCTTATGATGGCCTGCTGCATGTGTCAGAGTACCCAAGGCGTGTGGAATCATCCATGATGAGGGAGATATTTAACATAGGCGATTGTGCTATCCTCAGAATAAAAGATGTGGACGCCTCTATGAAAATAGAACTTACCCTCCGGGAGAAAGGGTTAAGGAAAATAAAAGGTGGCAGGCTGCTTGAAGTACCACCTACAAAGGTACCCCGTGTCATTGGGCACAACGGTTCCATGGTCTCCATGTTAAAAAAGGAGACAGACTGCGAGATCTTTGTCGGACAAAATGGAAGGATATGGATAAATGGCAAAGATGAGAATATGGATAAACTTTCAGAAGCTATTGATATGATCATCCGTGAATCTCATACTTCCGGTCTGACAGATAAGATCAGCCAATTCCTTCAGATAGAAGAAGAAGATACAAAGGTGGGGGAAGAAGTTGCAGACGTTGATATCGAGCAGGGAGAAGTTGTGGAAGATATAAACTCTGCTGATGAAGAAGACGGCGAAGACACGGATAAAGTTGACGAGACAAGCAGAAAGGTAGACCAGCTACTGGATGCAGAGGAAAACTGAAAGTTCCCTGTATGTTCTGCTTATGATCAGAAAATAGAGTTAGTATATATTTGGAGAAAGTATTATGGCTAATAAACCTGAGAAGTTCATTGATGAGAATGGCCTGCGCCTGGATGGACGGGCAGTTGATGAGATGAGGCCCATGACCATCGAGATCGGTGTCTTATCAAGGGCTGACGGTTCATGTTATTTAGAATGGGGAAAGAACAAGATACTGGCAGCAGTATATGGTCCAAGGGAACTGCATCCCCGCAGGATGCAGAAACCTGATGAGGCTATAGTCAGATACCGATACAATATGGCAGCTTTTTCTGTAGAGGACAGAGCAAGGCCAGGACCAAGCCGCAGAAGCATCGAGATCTCAAAGGTTAGCAGAGATGCCTTTGCCCCTATAATAATGACAAAGTATTACCCCAGTGCTGTAATAGATGTTTTTGCAGAGGTATTGCAAGCGGATGCAGGTACAAGGACAGCGGCTATTAACGCCGCCTCCATCGCCCTTGCTGACGCCGGTATCCCTATGAAGGGACTTATATCAGCATGCGCTGTGGGTAAAGTTGACGGACAACTGGTGCTGGACCTGAGCAAGGATGAGGACAATTATGGGAACGCAGACCTCCCTATTGCCATGACCCAGGATGGAGAAATATCCCTTCTGCAGATGGATGGCAATCTGACAAAGGAAGAGTTCAAAAAAGCATTAGAAATGGCAACTGAAGGCTGCAGACAGATCTTGGAGATCCAGAAAGAAGCTTTGAAAAAGAAGTTCGAATCCCATGAAGAGGTCGTGAAAAGTCTGGTAGAAGTTGCTGAAGAAAAATTCGATGACATTCAGAACGAGATAGAACTGATAGAAGATGACTTTGAAACATCTGACTTGGAAGAGGAAGAAGGCATCGAAGTTATAGTAATTAAAAATGATGTATCTGAGTCTGCTGATGAGATATCAGAAGATGAGTTCACAGAATTAACTGAAGATGAAGATTCAGAAACAGATAATACAGAAGATCCTGAAGCAGAGAAGGTAGGTGAAAAAGATGAGCAGTGAAGTAATGGCCTCACTGAAGAAAGATTACATCTACAACCTGATGCTCAAAGGAAAGCGTGAAGATGGTCGCGCGTTCGATGAGCACCGAAAAATTACCGTGCAGACAAACGTAATTGAGAAGGCAGAAGGTTCTGCAAAAGTGTGCATTGGAGATACCCAGGTACTAGTAGGTGTAAAACTACAGGTAGGGGCTCCGTTCCCCGATTCACCTGATGAAGGTGTGATCATCACAAATCTGGAGATGAACCCGCTTGCTTCACCTGACTTTGAGGCAGGACCTCCGAGAGAGGGTGCTATAGAGATGGCAAGGGTCACCGATAGGGGAATTCGGGAATCAGGCGCAATTGATTTAAAGGAGTTATGTATTACGGAAGGAGAAGAAGTCTGGATCGTATTCATAGATGTGCATGTACTGAATGACGATGGCAATCTTCAGGATGCTTCATGTCTTGGTGCCATAGCTGCCCTCATGACCTCAAAGATCCCTTCAGAAAGGGAAGGTAAGGGAGAAGATGTGAAGATGCCGATCAGGGATATACCCATAGGTGTTACACTGGTGGACATCGGTGGAGAATTGATGGTAGATCCGGGACTTGCAGAGGAAACTGTAGCAGATTCAAAATTGACCATAGCATCCAACAAGAATGGTTCGATCTCTGCGATGCAGAAAACAGGGGAAGGCATGCTGACACAAGAACAGTTGTTAAAAGCAGTGGATATGGCATGTGCTAAAGCTGAAGAGATCAGAGAGAAATATCTGCTGAACATCTGAGGGCAAATGGTCATTGATATAAAATATTAATTTTAGTATACTGAAGATCAAGGAGAATGCTCATGGCAAAGAAATATTCAAGGAAAGGACGTGTGACCAGATCTGCAGGGCGATTTGGTGTGAGATATGGTAGGAAAGATCGCAAACTGGTTGCAGATCTTGAAGAAAAGATGCGTATGCCCCACACCTGTGCAAAATGTGC
This DNA window, taken from Methanomethylovorans hollandica DSM 15978, encodes the following:
- the rrp42 gene encoding exosome complex protein Rrp42; its protein translation is MKKMSSEVMASLKKDYIYNLMLKGKREDGRAFDEHRKITVQTNVIEKAEGSAKVCIGDTQVLVGVKLQVGAPFPDSPDEGVIITNLEMNPLASPDFEAGPPREGAIEMARVTDRGIRESGAIDLKELCITEGEEVWIVFIDVHVLNDDGNLQDASCLGAIAALMTSKIPSEREGKGEDVKMPIRDIPIGVTLVDIGGELMVDPGLAEETVADSKLTIASNKNGSISAMQKTGEGMLTQEQLLKAVDMACAKAEEIREKYLLNI
- the rrp41 gene encoding exosome complex exonuclease Rrp41, translating into MANKPEKFIDENGLRLDGRAVDEMRPMTIEIGVLSRADGSCYLEWGKNKILAAVYGPRELHPRRMQKPDEAIVRYRYNMAAFSVEDRARPGPSRRSIEISKVSRDAFAPIIMTKYYPSAVIDVFAEVLQADAGTRTAAINAASIALADAGIPMKGLISACAVGKVDGQLVLDLSKDEDNYGNADLPIAMTQDGEISLLQMDGNLTKEEFKKALEMATEGCRQILEIQKEALKKKFESHEEVVKSLVEVAEEKFDDIQNEIELIEDDFETSDLEEEEGIEVIVIKNDVSESADEISEDEFTELTEDEDSETDNTEDPEAEKVGEKDEQ
- the rrp4 gene encoding exosome complex RNA-binding protein Rrp4; this encodes MDREIVVPGQLLSDNTNESGSGTYVKEGKVYSLLYGVANVKNRISVIPFSGKYIPSRKDLVIGTVFETTSSNWIFDIGSPYDGLLHVSEYPRRVESSMMREIFNIGDCAILRIKDVDASMKIELTLREKGLRKIKGGRLLEVPPTKVPRVIGHNGSMVSMLKKETDCEIFVGQNGRIWINGKDENMDKLSEAIDMIIRESHTSGLTDKISQFLQIEEEDTKVGEEVADVDIEQGEVVEDINSADEEDGEDTDKVDETSRKVDQLLDAEEN
- a CDS encoding ribosome assembly factor SBDS, which gives rise to MVSLDESVIARLKKGKNHYEVFVEPDGALALKKGDDVKIEEIIAVESIFTDAGQGEHASESDLLNIFGTLDALVIAKEIISHGELQLTKEQRKQILDEKTKRIISTIAQNAINPQTKAPHPPSRIEKAMEEAKIHIDPFKSVDEQVMIVMKAIRPIIPIRFEEVQIAVKVPGEYAPKSYGEIARFGTLVREEWQANGSWVGVVKMPAGMQNDFYGLVNHLTKGDAETKLL